From the genome of Gammaproteobacteria bacterium:
GTAGAAGGGGAGGGTCCGGTTTTCAGGGAAGTGCTTCTGCGCCGGGTTCGAGAGGCGTGGGGTCTTCACAGGTCCGGGGCGAGAGTCCGCGCTGCCTTTGACGCCGCGCTGAGCCAGTCGGAACGCTCCAAGAGAGTCAAAGTTGACCGCTATGGATTCGTTTGGCCTCCGAAGTGGAATTTGACGGCCGTGAGGGTCCCTACAGACGATCCCGACACGAAGCGGTCGGCCCACGAGTTCCCACATGAAGAGCTGCAACTGGCCGTATTGAGAATTGTTGAAGACGCCCGAGGTGTCTCTTGGGACGAGTTGACGGCCTCGGTCGCACGACTGCTCGGATGGTCCCGGCGGGGAACTGAAATCGCCGAGGTCCTCGACGGCGCTGTCCGCTATCTCATCAGGTACAAGAAGCTACACCGGAACGGCGACCTGCTCACGCTTGCCAACGGCCCCGAGTAGGCCGACAGCTGTGCGGTCTCGCCTGACGACCCTGATCGGAACTGCTATTCGTCGGCCGCCCTACGTTCGCCTGCCATGACTGATCCGCCTGACATGCACGACCTGATAGGGCAACGGTTTGCCCTAGGGCTTGTTCGTCCCTGTGACGCTCTTCCCGAACAGCGTCCTTCGCTCCGACCGGATCTGCGTCGAGGCCCGACAACGAGTTCCGACCCACCTTCCTAGCCCGCGCCGCCCAAGGCGGCGAGCACCTGGGCGGCGAAGGTCCTACAAGTCGCCTGGACGGTGGC
Proteins encoded in this window:
- a CDS encoding DUF3320 domain-containing protein, with product VEGEGPVFREVLLRRVREAWGLHRSGARVRAAFDAALSQSERSKRVKVDRYGFVWPPKWNLTAVRVPTDDPDTKRSAHEFPHEELQLAVLRIVEDARGVSWDELTASVARLLGWSRRGTEIAEVLDGAVRYLIRYKKLHRNGDLLTLANGPE